From uncultured Desulfobacter sp.:
AAGAACTCTGTTGTCCTTGCAAAAATATTACCTACCCCAGGCTGCCCCACCGGTTTTTCAGGCCTGGCTGCAGACAATGACTGCACCGGCCTCCCTGCTACAGTCGATTTTACAGCGTCACCTGTCTCAGCACCAGTTTCAACAACTCGTTTTCGTTTTTCACTTTGAGGTTTTTTTTTCTGTAATCTCGACATATCCCACCGATGAATTACCTCCTGACCGACATTAAATATCGACAGGAGGTTATAAAAAAGTGGCAGGTCAGGAGGGAGTCGAACCCCCAACAGCCGGATTTGGAGTCCGGAGCTCTACCAATTGGAGCTACTGACCTGCATAGTAATCTATTTTATT
This genomic window contains:
- the secE gene encoding preprotein translocase subunit SecE, whose protein sequence is MGVRLPPDLPLFYNLLSIFNVGQEVIHRWDMSRLQKKKPQSEKRKRVVETGAETGDAVKSTVAGRPVQSLSAARPEKPVGQPGVGNIFARTTEFFREVNLELKKVVWPTRKQTTGTTVVVVVFVFIVAVFLGIFDYSLSRLVQVILT